From the genome of Chiloscyllium plagiosum isolate BGI_BamShark_2017 chromosome 13, ASM401019v2, whole genome shotgun sequence:
CCAGAGTTCAAACCCtactactccagaggtgtgtaataacatctccgaaCACATTGATTAGAAACATAGGTTAGCTTGGTGTTAAAATGGTCCTTGTGATACCCCCAAATGTGACTGACTCTACTCATGTTGAAACTACATGAACATAATTCAAACTGCACAAATAAGTAATGTAGATTTATTTGGTGTGATTTCATTTGATGAAgttcactaaagtccatgtgcaTTTTACAGAAAATGCACAGTCAACTTGATAAAGTGAGCTATTTGAATTTTAATAAGGTAGTAACTCATAAGATAGTTATGATACATTATTGAGTGAATTAGTTGACTAATATTTTAATCCTGTTAGCCAAGTTTTGATTGGGCTTTGTGTGCTTGAAATACTTGAAAACAAGTGGCAGTGTCTTGCTGTTTACAATGCCAGCACAGAATTTTGTCATTTTTAAGCCATAGATTTTCAAATGGAGCTCTTGGACTTCCTGCTGGGATCATGCAGGATGTATATAATatcttgtttttaaatatttgccATAATGTTCTGTGGTTGACACTTTAGTTAATTGTTTACATAAATTTTAACACAAAAGCTTAGAATTAATGTTTATAGTCCACAACTGGTTCAGAAGAGGCTTTCTGTATACTATCCAATGCAACGTTATTACCATTTCTGAGCAGTTAATAGCATAAGCCTCCAAAACTGTTCTGTtcttgtgtgtatatatatttattaaaagATACACAATATACTAGTTTTTTTTTGGATGTGTATAGGGAATGCTTTCTATGTATTTGAACGTTTGCTTTATCATTTGTTTTGTGTAGCTTTACTTTTGTTAAACCAGTATAATAGTTAATGTGAAATAAATTATGAGGATGCATACTTGCTGTATTCAATCTCTGGTGTTGGCGTGGTGACTTCTAAAACAGCATCTGAGATTTGTTCCTCTGGATTGCTTAGGCCCAAATCAATGCAATAACATGATTTATGTAATTTGCTGTTTTTCTAATCTAGCTACATGATAATTGGCTGATCAATTTGCCTACATGACAAAAATAATTGGGTTTGAAATGAGTAATTCATTGAAGTGAAGCTCTTTGAGATATTCTGGTGTTTTCATATGATTAAATTCATTAGTACCTGTGATCAGTTAGCCACTACAGGAATCTTATGAGAGATGATATTTTGTTTTATGTAAACATTTCCTTTATCTGGTGTTTTTAAATATATAACTATATATTTTAGTTATAAATTAACTTGAAATAAGAacaataatatattttatttagtTCTATGTGATGCATGTAAAGTGGCCATTGTTTCTAAGAAATTGTCCCTTGTCAAAAGTGGTTTTGGAATGAGTTTCAATGACTGGAAATTTTAACATTTGCTCCACAAGTTGTtgtcataattttttttcttttgtttctaatGTTGATCATACCTATCTGCTTTCTTATGTAGGGTGTCAATCAAATGTTGTTAAGGCCATGTTGGTACTAGTAGAAGCTCATTAAGATCCATGAGCTGTCTTTCTCTTAGCTCCTATCTAATCTGTGTATtacctccattttcctgcattttttaaCTTTGCTTATGGAATTTAGACATATctctggccaggtcagcatttattgcattaaTTTTTCCAGAGAAGGAAATATTGAGCTGCCCTCTTGAGACATGACTGTTCTTGTGGTGTAGAAGAACCTATGATGCTGTTAGGAAgtttaggattttgatccagtgacagtaaaggactgataatataattccaagtcagaatgatgtgttgcttggaaaggaacttgcaggttgtggtccCATGCATCTGTTTAAGCTGATAGAGGTCATGGGGTCTGGAAGATGTTTtcaaaggagccttagtgaattatTTCATTACGTTTTGTCAGTGTATACATGACAACCGCTGTgcatcagtgatgaagagagtgcATGTTGAAGATACTGGATGCCAGTCAAACAGCATCTgtaccctggatggtgtcaaacttcttcagtGTTGAGATGTCCTCCTCAAGGAAGAAAGGAatcttccatcacactcttgaattaTACCTTCCAGATGGTGGACAAGTACTGGAGTGACAGAAGGTGGTTTACTTATTGCAGAATTTCTAGTCTCTGATTTGCTTTCGCAGCAAAAGTATTTTTTTATAGCTGGTCCAGTTCGGTTTCTAGTCAGTTGAACTCACAGGATCTTAATAGTGGCGgcttcagcaatggtaatgctgttgagcCCTAAgggacgatggttagattctctcttattaatgatgatcattgcctggcacttatgtaGTGTGCCATTTGCCATTCATCTTCCTAAGCCTGAAACCAaaagataaaatgctggaaaatctcagcaggtctggcagcatctgtaaggagagaaaagagctgacgtttcgagtctaactgacccatagtcaactttgacaaagggtcagttagactcgaaatgtcggctcttttctctccttacagatgctgccagacctgctgagattttccagcattttatcttttggtttcagattccagcatccgcagtaatttgcttttattcccaagcctgaatgttgttcagATCTTGCGTTTAGATATATTATCTAAGGGGTCATGAATGATGATAattattgtgcaatcattaggaAATATgaccacttctgacattatgatggataAGTGGTCATTGTTAAAGCAGCTGAATATGATCAGGCTTAGGGCACAAtaatgaggaactcctgcagagatgtcctgggactaAGATGATTGATATCCCAAAAATCACTACCAGCTTCATTTTTATTGGGCAGGACTccagccagcagagagttttccttcTGATTCccaatgactccagttttgctagggttcttcAATACTGTACTCTGTTAAATGCTACTTTGATGTCAACGGCAGTCACTTTCAGCTCACCATTTGAATTTTGCTCTTTTGActatgtttggaccaagactATATTGAGATCAGAGCCGACTGACCTGGGGGAACCCAAATGCAGTGTCGGTGAGCAAGGTATCCTTTTCAAATGTCACTTGATAGAACTTCAGTGACACTTTTCACAACTTTACTGACGATTGAAAGTAAAATGATAGAATATCTGATTGGTTAGGTTGGATTTGCCTTGGTTTTTGCATGTCATATACCTGAGTAACttttcacattgttggatagGTTGCCAGTTTTGGAGTTGTACTTAAACAGCTTGGCTATGGGCAACTTGGTTTTGGAGCACTggtcttcagtactactgccagaatgttgtcaggacccatagaaCTTTGCAATATCAATcatcttgatatcacatggagtgatttGCATTGGTTGAAGATTGACACCTGTGATGCTGGGTATGTCAAATACTACGATATATTATCTATTGACATttctagctgaagatggtttcaactgcttcagccttgtcttttgcactgatgaccCTGCGacccttcccccacattatcccagtcacaagcctccaactcggcaattccctcttgacctgtccatcacctttcacaTTTATCCTCTCCTCCATCCTCtgcgacctatcatcttctcccccacctccatctacctattgcattctcagctaccttcctctcaATCCCagccccctcacatttatctctcagcttcctGGCCcataagccttattcctgatgaagaactcatgcccaaaacgacgattctcctgctcctccgatgcacctgttgtgctttcccagcactctagtctcgactctgatctccagcatctgcagtcctcactttctcttaggaAAATCATGTTCACATTATCAGACTATTATACATGTATGTTTCTTGGAATAACCCCTCAATATCCATGGTATTTTGGATTGGTATACCATTAAGAGAATAAATGTAAAATGGTTCTGTGTTTCCATCAGGCAAAACAGTCAAGTAATCTTTGGCACATTTAAATGCTGGTGCTGTCTTCTCCTTCATGGAAATTTACAATCTCTGTTCCTTCTATTAGAGCCCAGCCTCATCAACATATTTGTTTTAGTGAATACCCATCTTCTTCAATGACTGCCTTCAGATAGATGGGATTCATCAACTGCTTCTGCATTAATACTGGTTCACTGCTCATTTTTAAATGCGCAGATAACAATGTCCCTTAAAATGGTCAAATCATCCACAACTAATGTTTAAAACTATTTGACTGAGCATACTCACCCTGCTCCTTCTATAAGTCTTTATATATGCTATTTGTTTTTACTTGGATGACCATCTAACTAAGACGCTAGTTTTGGTATTGCATCCAAACAATCATGAGTCTTTTCCATCTTCTGCATTGTGCTGCTTCTGGACTAACTTATCCTGTTCACACTTTAGATCAAAGTTCTCAAAGTGGTAACACCTTTTTTTGTCACTGGTACTACAGATTGTTCCCATTGTCACAGGAGGTAACTCAAGCAATATCGACTGCTTGTTCTCCAGCCTTAAAACATTTTAACACCCAGTGAAACTggatgaattatttttaaactgctttCTTAGCAGCACCAGATTCATTCGCACCATCTGCTAGATATTTCTGATTTGTGCTTGAGTGATTGCATGATAATACAGCATTTTATCTTGAGTTGGTTCAAAAAAGATCCAAACAGATCATAAAAATGTGAAATTTGGAGTAGAAGAAGGCTATTCATTTTCCACTCCACTGCATTCGCTGCACCATTCATTTAGATCActgatctgtttatgtttcaaattccatattctGTCCCCTCTTGATTTTTGTTAGTTAATTGAATCGATCTGCGTccatcttcaaaatattcaggctgaggcagagaattctgaACTTGCATAGCAGCTGAGAGGGAAAAATCTCCTCTCTGTCCTAAAACAATGCCCCTAGTCCTGGACTCACCCATATAttagaatagaatctctacagtgtgggaacacaccattctgcccaacaagtccacactgaccctccaaaaaacaTCCCATACAgaccaatcctccaaccctaatcctgtaaccctgcatttcccatggttaatgcacctaacctacaaacatccctgaacacaatgtgtaatttagcacgttcaatccatctaacttgcacatcttcggactgtgggaggaaaccagagcacctggcggaaatccatgcagacatggggagaatatacaaactgcaCGTACATAGTCACCTgatagtggaatcaaacctgtgttcctcatgctgtgaagcagcagtgctaaccactgagccaccatgccacccatcatgTCCTTGTCAAGACCAGTCAGGAcctttttactcttctaaacACTAGTGGGAATAAGCCTTGTCTGTCCAACCTTTTACTCATAAGACAGCCTGCTCATTCTGGTTAACAATCTCATAAACATTCCCTGAACTGCCtcaaatgcatttacatccttccttaaataaagtgactAAAACTGCAAATGGTATTCTATATGGTTACATGATCTGATGTTGGATCATGTCAGATCaatgtcaagaatgtggtgctggaaaagcacagcaggtcaggcagcaccagaggagaatcgacatttctggcataagcccttcatcaggaaacctgatCACGTCATCACGTCATATCAATGTTAACCATTAGCATGACCAATGACAATAGTGCACAAAAATGTACAAATGTAAATGGTGTTGTAAATCAAAAAAAGGTGCAAACATCTCGGTGACTTTAAAGCAAAATGATATGAAGACGGGCAACTTTGTGAAGACCTACTACAGCAATCTTTGTTTTAGTCGGCACCTTATGAACTGGTAGTCCAGATGAACTGGCAAAAACTATAAGCCTGAAATTCTGCAAGCTTACTGGAAGCGATATCTGAGTAGTCAGTTGAAGGTGCAAGAGAGACGACTCTCCTGGTaatttttatttaaggcaaagttgcattattatttaagtgatttatgctgtaattaagtataacagtgatgtgtataccacctgcattatatttctattacttagtgtatggtttacattgattatgtggatcgCTTGATCAACCCGAATAGTTAATCAACCAATACAcccctggtcccataggtgctggttaataaaagtTTGCTAACTGGTTTAGCAAACACAGTTCTATACTTTATACTGATGTATTGTTTTTCTCAGCTTTTGCTCTGCATTTCTAATATGAGTTTCAAAGCTGATGTCCCAGCGTCTATTAgcttgatgattccttcacaAGATGCTGTTCTTgcagcaaagttaaaaatgacacaaagccatgttatagtccaagcagatttatttgaaagcactagcttttgtagcactgctccttcatcaggtggcaggagcagcactccgaaagctagtgctttcaaataaacctgttggactataacctggtattgtgtgatttttaactttgtacaccacagtccaacaccagcatctccaaatcatttttttatttcaaaaacatactttattcataaaatattttgatgatttgtacaattggtcatgccaaacatacgtaaacattccatttctttgcatatagAGATAGagtaatcattcgtatatacaggtctgtacgtttactaTCCATATATTATCCAAATCATTCTTTCAGCCAGACATCCTATGCTTACACTGATTCTCTACATGTTGAACAGTGCCAAAATAGTATCTATTTTGGCCATAGCTCTTTATGATATCAGTGAAAAAATGAATTATTATAGGTTTTAACTTGACTGGCTTTATTTCTTCCACTTATACACTTGCTGGTATGGTGTTTTGCTGTCATTTGAGTATTAGTCTATTTACATTATTAATTAGCAATTAACAGCTCAGGATCCATTCATTCAAGCTCTCGCTGATAGGCTAGATACATAACTGGAAAAAGAGCGAGTTGACCTGAGAATACCTCTTCATGTCAACTTTCAGTATGTCTTCCTGTAAATTCCCCATTCAAATAAGAGGAAAAGAGTTGATCTAAGGTGATTGAGCCCTGTAATATCTGTTCAAGTCTCAGATACTCCACAAAACACAGaatattctccttaattcttgGACTTGGATGCTCTCAAAAAGGTTGTTATTTGTGGGCGTGCAAAATAGAGTAAAACCCAAAATCTTTTAAAGGGACACAAGTTATTTTAATTGTATATGAAGTGCATTTTATCTCAATTATTTTCTCATAAATACATATGTTTTCCTCAGGGCAGTCAAATGGTCTACTGATGGTTCGATTGGCTGGCTTGcaaatgactgatgaaggcaaagtgTGGTTAAAAGAGCAAATCAAACCTTCTCACGTTGTTTGGTTCCAACCTCTAAGGCGGGAGAATTCTTTTATTGATTCTATTGTAAGATTAAACAAAGTAAGTCTATGTTTCAGATGGACAAGTTTATATTTCTGATTCAACTCATGTTATTGTTACATTATGCTTTAGAAGACCAAAACAAGCAAACTTTTGCTGTGGGTTAGCTTGAGCTCTGAGAATTGTTCAAGAAAATGACATCATACTAGGCAAACATGTAGTTATTTTTCCTTTTGATACTAAGAATCTGATCTTCTATAATGCTAtagaattaaaatattaaatgaaatAGTCATATAAGTGACTTTTCAAAGGCTTAAATTAGTTAATTTGATTTGCATGAATATTGCTTATTACAATCCATTATGGCTAATTCAAAGGAATTTTGGGTCCAACAAAACTTGTTTAGTAATCAAAATTACCTAACATCAATACAATATCAagaaaatgtatattttaaaaaatcaattaatcccatgaattttaatttaaaattgcaacatttaaaataaattaaacagtGATGTGGAGTTGAAACAGTTGCAAAGTGAAGGGGattacattgtgagcagcaaaatATTCCTTTTACCATTTAATCTTACCTCTCTTCCATCTTGCATTAGATGTTCCTTTTTGTTAAAACCTATTATAGCATTTTCCAATTTTGATGAAGAGTCCAACCTAAAACATTAGCTGCTTAATGTTTGACCTCAGtaattctagcattttctgttgaTAGTGTTGTGAAGTTGGtgtgtgtaaaattgtaaaatgggggaAAGCATTACATGGTCCCtttaaagatgtttttttttcagtgcttAGAGTTAAAATGGATGTCTGAACAGCAGTTTAAAATGCAGGTGCACAGAGAATGCccaaattgaaacattttataTTGAACAGTCAAGCAGCATTTTTACCAATTAGCAAGTCctttttgaatttagccaatcaatttaaatcaagcccttaaatatttaaaaccaattaaatttaaatctgatggttttgactacCTAGAACCAGTCTAATTGATTGTAAAGAAATCAATAGGTCATCAAGGCTATAAAAGATGAGGGCACTTGGAAAATCGGAGAGAGCCAACTacctctgaagaagggttaaaacTTTCGGATCTCTCAAAGAAAGCATCATCTAATTAATAAAGATGAAACAGTACTCTTAGCTAATATTCCCGACAGCAGAATTCACAGAAAGAACATTTCTGACAGAAAAACTGACACGAGAATTGAATGGAGAGAGATGTTCCTGAAAGATGATCAGTGGAGAAGGCGAGGAGCATTTCAGAAGCCGAATTAGAATTGTAATTTCGAGAGTCTAAATTCTATTGTTTTCTTACAGTATATAagtgggacttgtatttattgaATCAGTATATCATTACGATTTTGTTTTATTAAGGAATAGTTAGTAATCACAGGGGAATTCTTCAGTTTGTTAGTGGTTCCGTTAATTTCCtcactgttggagttagataaatactCTACAATCAAGTTAAAATGTAAGAGAAAGGATTTCATTTCAGTTAACCACTCCTTCATAACAGTTTCTTTTTGGGGGGAGAGCGGTACGAGGTAGGTTATAACATTTTTCGCACTTTCATAGATTATGAGACGAGGCGAGCTTCTCTGGATGTTTCTGTTTTAGTCATCAGAGTTAGGGGAGGGGGGTCGACGTTTACTTCATAACAATAGTTAAAGAATCGTTTCAGCATCAGTCCCTGACTCCTTTTCATTTTGATTCTTTTCCAGTTAATATAAATACTTCCAAATTTAGTTTTTTGAGGGTTTTCTTTTATGATATTTTGTTCTAACAGACTGCTAGACTTAGAAACTGCAAAGGATAGGCTCACTTATAAGCAAGATTAATTGTTTGAATTCTGCTAACAAGTTTACTTCTGCAGCTGCATCTCTTCCAGATATTTCATTTtgccatgtgttttttttttaaaatataacttaACCATCTATAATGTCAGCATGTCTTTGGGACACCTGACTCAATTCTTAATGAATTTCCGTATACCTCCTCATGCATTTTGCCTTAATTCCCTCTAACTGCTAGCCTCTGCTTCCTTCTACTTAAATTTATTTCTTGTaactatctttttttttaatcacttttCATTATTAAAAGAGTTTTGTAGCAAAAGGTATTCAGGTGTCATGGTATTATATGGTTCCTACTAGATTTAATTGTGGGAACTCATTTTAAAGAGTTTGGGCAATGCACTATAACAGAGATGCCAAATGTTCTATGCCTTAAAGTGGCATGTGATGATTTGAAATGTTTGAGTGAGACACAATACAAATAGCCTTCGTAGACACATTTTTATTACTATTGCACAGTTTTGCAAGTAAATCTTAGATTTGGCTAATTGCAAAAGCTTTTTTGGAAGGTTTTATTTGCCACAAGGCCTAGTGAGTCTTTttgccatatcttaccaaattcTCTTCATTTAGCTTTTTATGGTACTCCTGTCATCTGATTCTAGCTTATTTGGACACACATTATTGCTGGAGCAACTTGTCACAGCCAAGATGTTATGGGATTAAATGGCATTCCTGGTGCCACACCATCTCTAAAAGGCCATTGTTCAAGTGGTGTTAGTTCGGAGCTTCTCTGAATATTTGCCACAGACATGGCTGATGAAGGAAAATTGACATGTTGTTTGCATGCATGCACTAGAAGGTCCTGCTGGTAGGGACtttatctttgttcagcagcagcagaggaGGCCACGACATCATACTATGCCGACCTGGTCTGAGGATTCCACCCAGGTCCGTGCAGTTTCAGCTGTCTGGCCGAATGTATAGCAATATTGGAAGAAGATCAGTGACCTTCTCTACTCTACCAGTGATCTTTCTTTCCAATAcaattcactctatctctgctagtGTATTCACCTCCCACTGAGGCTCATACTTCACCACACTCACTATTATCTCTTCCCTCATTTGTTTTGAATGTTACAAACTTGAGCTGCATCTCAGTACACTTAATGATTGTTCTGTTATTAATTTCCATCCAGTATTCTCTGAGGAAATTCCCTACAGGTCATTCTGATATAacgtgacagttgtgttcctctgcaacctagAAAACTGTGCTGTAGAAAACTGCTATAGGAAATCGTGCCATAGAAGATgactaatagaaaatcactatacccatTCAGCAGAAAGTTCACATTATCTACAATTCGTCagttgcattatagccaatttgtgctgatgaaatgcgcattatagcagaatgacctgtatttatTCCACAATCTCATGTTGAGAGTGTGTTTGCAAGTCTCTTGTGTTGATTCAatacactgcaacaattcacaAAAGCTCCCTCCAAAGCCGCATGCTCACCCAAAAGAGTAAGGGAAACAGATGTTTCAgaacactatcacctgcaagttcacttTCATGTCTCATATCCTTATGTGAAACTATAATGCCTTTTCCTCCTCattgctggattaaaatcctggactCCCTAACAGCTGTTTGGGTTCCTACACCAcaggactgcaatgattcaagaaggaaaCTCACCACTGCCGTCTCCAGGGCAATTGGTGAAGGGCAATAATACCTCGCCAAAGCAGCAGTGCCCTCATTCGCTTGAACAAACATTAAAATTCTCTTTGTCGAATTCAGGGGAGAATTTGGTTTTCATGTTTCTTCACATTAAAGTTACACATGATCACTACTGTGAAGGCAAATTGGAAGTATTGATAATGTAACATGCCATTTCAAACTTTATAACTGCTAGTTTAAATAGAATTTAATTGCAATTTCTTTACTTTTAGAGTATATTTTTCTCAgtctctctgaatgaagagatTTTAAGGAGAGGCCTTGGACGAGCAGTTAACATTGAGGGCCTACAATCAAATCCTAAACTGtactggagattacagtcaaagTTGCTTAAAGCAGAACTAAAAGCCATAAGAAAAGGTAAAGGCATCTGGAAAGAAGCCACTTTATTAGAAACAATCTCAAATAATCTTCAGAAGTCCAAGATTCTGCATAATCTAGATAATCTTAAATCCTGGGTCAGttctttcagaaaaaaataatttattcagtTGTAGCAGAAGCTTATAAAGTTAAATTTCTACAATAAATACAACTACTTTGTCATCCTTAAGTGTTACAGATATAAGG
Proteins encoded in this window:
- the c18h3orf33 gene encoding protein C3orf33 homolog encodes the protein MIWSRAVSVISESFGAVTWSVMSERERASEGAMPDRDRNVLGSYLGRLVEFADEHINAVRHISTGLAVAGVVMLARSIKLFTKFNSALEIPDSFIEKHVKLRGRVHHVTRYGLEVEHVPITLPFGSFLQRRQSNGLLMVRLAGLQMTDEGKVWLKEQIKPSHVVWFQPLRRENSFIDSIVRLNKSIFFSVSLNEEILRRGLGRAVNIEGLQSNPKLYWRLQSKLLKAELKAIRKGKGIWKEATLLETISNNLQKSKILHNLDNLKSWVSSFRKK